One Sulfurimonas sp. HSL-3221 genomic window, GTTTTTAGGCAGAAGCATAGCCAAACGCGCGTTAAACCAGACGAAAGGGGTGCAGGTAGTATCAGGGACTAAGTGCCATTGGTTATTGAGAAACGGCACGCTTCGGGAACCGAAGCGCATTCAATCAATAAAGAGCTGGCCCTGAGCGCTCCTTATAAGCCATCCCGGAGGCACAAAGCCGGGAGGGATGAGCGTTTCGCGAAGGGCCGATTTTTGCGCTACTTTTTCTAAAAAAGTGGCATGAACATTCTTCTCTATCTTTTCTTTTTACAAAGAAAAGAAACAAAAGAAAATCGTCGTTGCGCGAATCGCACGCCCTTCTCGGCTTTATGCCTTCAGGGCGGCTTTCAAGGCACGCTTAACGACAGGTCGCCTATCGATTTTATGCGCTTCGGGAACCGAAGCTCATAGCACTGTTGGTTTACTGCAACCGTTTGAACTTGATCAGTATCCCGTGTTCTAGGTCCCTGAAGTATATCTGCTCCGTTGTCACCCGGTAGACGATCTCCCCGATGTTCTGTTCAAAGCCCGCGTCGGTATGCACGAGGTTCTTGCGCTCCATGATCGCCTCGCCGCGCAGCAGGTGATAGAAGAGATCATCCGGATAGGCGGCGTTGAGGTATTTTGCATTGAAGGCCGATTTGGCGAGGCACCCCTCCCCCTCCATACAGACCAGGCTTTCAATCTGCAGTCGCAGGATGCGCTGGCCCGCCTCGAAGACTTCCAGCTCCGCCACCCCGTCGCCCTTGCGGATGTAGCCCGTGTCGGCAAAACGCCACTGCGGCGTCTTGAACACGACAACATAAGCCGCCGTAACCGGGGGTTTTTTCATAACACAGCCGCCGAGCAGTACGCCTGCAACGATGGGTAAAAGCCACATTGTCAATCTGCTGATCGTCATCTGATCCTTCTTGTCGTCCAGTAGTGCCGTTTCCAGTAGGGCTTATCCATACTCGAGATCATCACCCCATACTTGGTGGAAACGTGCATGAACTTCCCCGCTTCGAGATAGATGCCGACATGGCGGTCGCGCCCACTCGTGCGGAAAAAGACGAGGTCCCCTGCCTGCAGCTGCTGTTTGGGTACGGCACTGCCGCAGCTTGCCTGCTGCCGGGTCGTCCGGGGCAGCCTGATGCCGAAGAGTTCCCGGTAGGCCTGCTGCACAAATGCGGAGCAGTCTATCCCCCGCGGCCCCGTGCCCCCGTAGCGGTAAGGGACATGGTGCCACTTCGTCTGGAATGGGTAGAGTTTGGCCAGAGCCGGATCCTGGCTTACCGGCTGCTGCGCCGGAGCCGTCTCCTCATCTTCCTGCAGCAGCCACACCTCCTCCATCGGCGGCAGCGCCGCAAAGGTCCTGTCGGCGGCATGCACGACCGGGGGCGGCGACGGCCTGCGGTCGACGTAACGGGTGGAGCAGCCGCCGAGCAGCAGCGCTGCCACGATACCCAGACCACCCAGTTGCCGCACCCTGTCCCACATCATCGTTTCAACGCCCTTTTCAGCCCATCGGGTAGAGGATGTCCGCGTGCACCGCGTTGCAGGCTGCCATTACCTCTTCCGTGAGGGTCAGCTCCATGGCCGCGAGCGACGCGTCAAGCTGCTCGGGGCGGGTCGCGCCGATGATCGTGGAAGCGACAAAGTCATGCTGCTTGCTCCAGGCCGCCGCCATCGTGACCGGGTCCAGTCCCGCGTCGGCGGCGATTTTGAGGTAGCGCTGCGTGGACGCGAGGGTCTTGTCGTTGACGAAGCGCGCAGCCATCAGGCGCTGGCGTGCGTTGGGGGATTTGAAATAGTCCGCGAAACGCCCCTCGCTTATGTCCGCCTGATTGTATTTTCCGCTGAGTACCCCGCCGCCCAGCGGCGAATAAGGCAGCAGGGAGATCTGCTCTTGACGGCAGAGGGTGGCAAGCTCGTCCATGAAACGGCGGTTGAGCATGGAGAAGTTGTTCTGAATCGACTCAAAGCGGGCCAGCCCTTTGTAGTGGCTGGCGGCCAGGGCCTTCGCCGTCCCGTAGGCCGTGTCATTGGAGGTACCGATATAGCGCACCTTGCCGCTCTGTACCAGCCGGTCGAAAGCCTCCATCGTCTCCTCGACGGGCACAACGGTATCGGGCCAGTGCATCTGGTAGAGGTCGATGTAGTCCGTCCCGAGCCGCTTCAAAGAGCCTTCGACCGCCCGTTCGATATGGAAACGATCCATGGCCGTCAGCCCGTGGCGCACCGGGGGTACGAACCAGCCCGAGGCCGCCCCGGCGACCTTGGAGGCAAGGATAATGCTCTCCCGCGGCTTCGTTTTAAGCCAGCGTCCGACGATCTCCTCGGTCTGTCCCGCCAGGTCCACACGCGGCGGAACGGGGTAGAGTTCGGCGGTATCATAGAAGTTTACCCCCGCCGCATAGGCCTTGTCCATAATGGCGAAGGCGCTCTTCTCGTCGCACTGCCCGGGAAAGGTCATCGTCCCCAGACAAATCGGGCTGACCCGCAGGCCGCTTCGGCCGATGTAGCGGTATTGCATCTTTTTTCTCCTAGAAGCGTTGCGTTCCCAGCACGCTACTCAATAAGTTCTTTCATCTCTTCCGCGCAGACAAGCACCAGCGTGTCGCTGCGCATCGCATCGAGCTCGTTGGAAAAGCCCCGTTTCGCGAAGAGCCAGATCTGCTCTGGCTCGAGCCCCACAAGAGAGCACTTCTCCTGCAGCTTCTGCAGTTCGCCCCGGTTAACCTTGGTATTGGTCCATTTACACTCACCGACAATGAAGCCGCCGCC contains:
- a CDS encoding C40 family peptidase, whose protein sequence is MMWDRVRQLGGLGIVAALLLGGCSTRYVDRRPSPPPVVHAADRTFAALPPMEEVWLLQEDEETAPAQQPVSQDPALAKLYPFQTKWHHVPYRYGGTGPRGIDCSAFVQQAYRELFGIRLPRTTRQQASCGSAVPKQQLQAGDLVFFRTSGRDRHVGIYLEAGKFMHVSTKYGVMISSMDKPYWKRHYWTTRRIR
- a CDS encoding aldo/keto reductase translates to MQYRYIGRSGLRVSPICLGTMTFPGQCDEKSAFAIMDKAYAAGVNFYDTAELYPVPPRVDLAGQTEEIVGRWLKTKPRESIILASKVAGAASGWFVPPVRHGLTAMDRFHIERAVEGSLKRLGTDYIDLYQMHWPDTVVPVEETMEAFDRLVQSGKVRYIGTSNDTAYGTAKALAASHYKGLARFESIQNNFSMLNRRFMDELATLCRQEQISLLPYSPLGGGVLSGKYNQADISEGRFADYFKSPNARQRLMAARFVNDKTLASTQRYLKIAADAGLDPVTMAAAWSKQHDFVASTIIGATRPEQLDASLAAMELTLTEEVMAACNAVHADILYPMG